One Bacillus sp. 1780r2a1 DNA segment encodes these proteins:
- the spoIIAB gene encoding anti-sigma F factor: MKNEMHLQFSALSQNESFARVTVAAFITQLDPTMDELTEIKTVVSEAVTNAIIHGYNNNAEGIVHIDVTLHDNGMVELTIKDDGVGIDDVDEATQPLYTTKPELERSGMGFTIMENFMDEINVVSAPLAGTTVYLKKQLTNSKALCN, encoded by the coding sequence ATGAAAAATGAAATGCACCTTCAATTCTCAGCTCTTAGTCAAAATGAATCATTTGCACGGGTGACGGTGGCAGCTTTTATTACGCAGCTTGACCCTACAATGGATGAGTTAACGGAAATTAAAACGGTTGTTTCAGAAGCCGTAACGAATGCCATTATTCATGGTTATAACAATAACGCAGAAGGTATCGTACACATTGACGTTACGCTTCATGATAATGGAATGGTTGAACTTACTATTAAGGATGACGGTGTGGGAATTGATGATGTTGATGAAGCCACGCAGCCTCTTTACACAACAAAACCTGAACTTGAGCGTTCTGGAATGGGTTTTACAATCATGGAGAATTTCATGGATGAAATTAACGTCGTATCTGCGCCTTTAGCGGGAACAACTGTCTACTTAAAAAAACAATTAACAAATAGTAAAGCGCTATGTAATTAA
- the spoIIAA gene encoding anti-sigma F factor antagonist yields MSLSIELELKQDVLLVRLGGELDHHAAEHLRARITEELEQNAIQHLILNLENLTFMDSSGLGVILGRYKQVRNNGGEMVVCAISPPVERLFNMSGLFKIIRFEPSEQNALQKLGVA; encoded by the coding sequence GTGAGTCTTTCTATAGAACTTGAATTAAAACAGGATGTGCTGTTAGTTCGATTGGGTGGAGAATTAGATCATCATGCTGCAGAGCATTTAAGAGCACGCATTACAGAAGAGTTAGAACAAAATGCGATTCAGCACTTAATTTTAAACCTTGAGAACTTAACGTTTATGGATAGCTCAGGTCTTGGGGTTATCTTAGGAAGGTACAAGCAGGTTCGAAACAATGGAGGAGAAATGGTTGTATGTGCAATCTCTCCGCCGGTCGAACGCCTCTTCAATATGTCTGGTTTATTTAAGATTATTCGCTTTGAGCCAAGTGAACAAAATGCGCTACAGAAGCTGGGGGTGGCATGA
- a CDS encoding D-alanyl-D-alanine carboxypeptidase → MKRNIMKLLVVIFLFSLMTQPVLASEKKSTELAAQAKSAILIERDTGKILYEKNSNQPLPPASMTKIMTMILIMEALDEGKITFKDKVRASEYAASMGGSQIFLEPGEEMTVNELLKGIAIGSGNDASMAMAEHLAGSEDKFVEMMNKKAKEIGLKHTKFQNPTGLPVDDHYSTAHDMAMMGKELLKYEDIINYTSKYEDYLREDTDKKFWLVNTNRLVKFYPGVDGLKTGFTGQAKYCLTATAKKGNMRVIAVVFGANTPKERNNEVTKMLDYAFSQYTTTPLYKKDAPIKKVEVNKGEQKYVNAVTSEPLSALTKKGTTAKDMKTEVKLDKNLNAPVKKGDEIGTITIKKDGKVMSTSPLVAEEDVEIASYWQLFKRTFSLFSQTS, encoded by the coding sequence ATGAAGCGTAATATTATGAAACTACTCGTTGTCATCTTTTTATTCTCACTTATGACACAGCCTGTTTTAGCTAGTGAAAAAAAATCTACAGAGCTAGCGGCACAAGCTAAATCGGCAATTTTAATTGAACGAGATACGGGAAAAATTTTATACGAAAAAAATAGTAATCAACCACTCCCACCTGCAAGTATGACTAAAATTATGACAATGATTTTAATTATGGAAGCGCTTGATGAAGGTAAAATTACGTTCAAAGACAAAGTTAGAGCAAGTGAATATGCAGCTTCTATGGGAGGTTCACAAATCTTCTTAGAGCCTGGTGAAGAGATGACGGTCAATGAGTTATTAAAAGGGATTGCAATTGGATCTGGAAATGATGCTTCAATGGCAATGGCTGAGCATTTAGCCGGTTCAGAGGATAAGTTCGTTGAAATGATGAACAAAAAAGCCAAAGAAATTGGCTTAAAACATACAAAGTTTCAAAATCCAACGGGACTGCCTGTGGATGACCATTATAGTACTGCCCATGATATGGCTATGATGGGAAAAGAGCTGCTGAAATATGAAGACATTATTAATTATACAAGTAAATATGAAGACTATTTAAGAGAAGACACAGATAAGAAATTTTGGCTCGTAAACACAAATCGTCTGGTGAAATTCTATCCGGGTGTGGACGGTTTAAAAACAGGGTTCACAGGACAAGCCAAATACTGCTTAACAGCTACTGCTAAAAAGGGAAATATGCGCGTCATTGCAGTTGTATTTGGAGCAAATACACCTAAAGAGCGAAATAATGAAGTAACAAAAATGCTAGATTATGCATTTAGTCAGTATACAACCACTCCTTTATATAAAAAAGACGCACCAATTAAGAAGGTAGAAGTTAATAAAGGAGAGCAAAAATATGTAAATGCTGTAACGTCAGAGCCATTATCTGCTCTTACGAAAAAAGGAACAACAGCTAAGGACATGAAGACAGAAGTGAAGCTTGATAAAAATTTGAATGCTCCTGTAAAAAAGGGTGATGAGATTGGTACCATTACCATCAAGAAAGATGGCAAAGTTATGAGTACATCTCCACTTGTTGCGGAAGAAGACGTTGAAATTGCTTCATATTGGCAGCTGTTTAAGCGTACGTTTTCACTATTTTCACAAACATCTTGA
- a CDS encoding pyrimidine-nucleoside phosphorylase, whose protein sequence is MRMVDLIEKKRDCKELTTEEIQFIVKGFTDGDIPDYQMSALSMAIFFNGMTEQERADLTMSMVNSGDVIDLSAIEGIKVDKHSTGGVGDTTTLVLAPLVAAVGVPVAKMSGRGLGHTGGTIDKLEAISGFDVEISKQEFIDLVNKNKVAVVGQTGNLTPADKKLYALRDVTATVNSIPLIASSIMSKKIAAGADAIVLDVKTGAGAFMKSLDEAKELAQAMVNIGNNVGRNTMAVISDMSQPLGYAIGNALEVKEAIDTLQGKGPKDLEELCLTLGSYMVLLAEKAESLTEARQKLEEVINNGKALEAFKVFLESQGGDGSLVDDPTKLPQAKHIVEVEAKTDGYVSEIIADSIGTAAMWLGAGRATKESEIDLAVGLVLQKKIGDYVKAGESLVTIHSNTEDVVKVKERIYESIKLSEEAVEAPPLVYDTIPK, encoded by the coding sequence ATGAGGATGGTAGATTTAATTGAAAAAAAGCGTGATTGCAAAGAACTTACAACAGAAGAGATTCAATTCATTGTAAAAGGTTTTACAGATGGAGATATTCCAGACTACCAAATGAGCGCTCTTTCTATGGCTATTTTCTTCAATGGTATGACAGAGCAAGAGCGTGCAGATTTAACAATGTCAATGGTGAACTCAGGTGATGTCATTGATTTATCAGCAATTGAAGGTATTAAAGTTGATAAACATAGCACAGGAGGAGTGGGAGATACAACAACTCTAGTGCTTGCGCCTTTAGTGGCAGCTGTAGGTGTACCGGTAGCGAAAATGTCAGGACGTGGTTTAGGACATACAGGTGGGACAATTGATAAACTAGAAGCTATTTCAGGCTTTGACGTAGAAATTAGTAAGCAAGAATTTATTGATTTAGTTAATAAAAATAAGGTTGCTGTTGTAGGGCAAACTGGAAACTTAACGCCTGCTGACAAGAAGCTATACGCGCTTCGCGATGTAACGGCGACCGTTAACAGCATTCCTCTTATTGCAAGTTCAATTATGAGTAAGAAAATTGCTGCAGGGGCAGATGCAATCGTATTGGATGTCAAAACAGGTGCCGGTGCTTTTATGAAGAGCTTGGATGAAGCAAAAGAATTGGCTCAAGCGATGGTGAACATTGGTAATAACGTGGGGCGTAATACAATGGCTGTGATTTCAGATATGAGCCAACCACTTGGCTATGCAATTGGAAATGCGCTTGAAGTAAAAGAAGCAATTGATACTCTACAGGGAAAAGGGCCAAAGGATTTAGAAGAGCTATGCTTAACGCTAGGAAGTTACATGGTACTATTAGCTGAAAAAGCAGAATCATTAACAGAAGCACGTCAAAAGCTAGAAGAGGTAATCAATAATGGCAAAGCACTTGAAGCATTCAAAGTCTTTTTAGAATCACAAGGTGGAGATGGCTCTCTTGTAGATGACCCGACAAAATTACCACAAGCGAAGCATATCGTGGAAGTTGAAGCAAAAACAGATGGTTATGTATCTGAAATTATTGCTGATTCTATTGGGACAGCGGCGATGTGGTTAGGTGCTGGTCGAGCAACAAAAGAATCGGAAATTGACCTTGCGGTAGGGTTGGTTCTTCAAAAGAAAATCGGAGACTACGTGAAGGCTGGAGAATCACTTGTAACCATTCATAGTAATACAGAAGATGTTGTCAAAGTAAAAGAAAGAATTTATGAAAGCATTAAGCTAAGTGAAGAAGCGGTGGAAGCACCACCACTTGTATACGATACAATTCCTAAATAA
- a CDS encoding purine-nucleoside phosphorylase, with the protein MKRDVIHTAATYIQGKTTIQPTIGLILGSGLGVLADEIQDAVKIPYNDIPEFPVSTVEGHAGQLVIGTIHDVPVIAMQGRFHFYEGYSLEKVTFPVRVMKELGIETIIVTNAAGGINESYNPGDLMLISDHINNFGTNPLIGPNDSELGVRFPDMSTAYCPKLRALAKDVASELNITVQEGVYVGNTGPTYETPAEVRMLRVVGGDAVGMSTVPEVIVARHASLRVLGISCISNMAAGILDQPLHHDEVIETTEKVKKQFLALVKEIVKQIPQHS; encoded by the coding sequence ATGAAGCGAGACGTAATTCATACAGCAGCAACATACATTCAAGGTAAAACGACAATTCAACCAACAATTGGATTAATTTTAGGATCAGGTTTAGGCGTATTAGCGGATGAAATTCAGGACGCTGTAAAGATTCCGTACAATGATATTCCAGAGTTTCCGGTATCTACAGTTGAAGGACATGCAGGTCAACTTGTAATTGGTACTATTCATGATGTACCGGTTATTGCAATGCAAGGACGCTTTCACTTTTATGAAGGGTACTCTTTAGAAAAAGTAACATTTCCGGTCCGTGTTATGAAAGAGCTTGGAATTGAAACAATTATTGTGACGAACGCAGCGGGAGGCATTAACGAATCTTACAATCCTGGAGATTTAATGCTTATCTCAGATCATATTAACAATTTTGGAACGAACCCTTTAATTGGCCCAAATGATAGTGAACTAGGCGTTCGTTTTCCGGATATGTCAACTGCTTATTGTCCAAAGCTACGTGCATTAGCAAAAGACGTAGCTAGTGAGTTAAATATTACTGTTCAAGAGGGTGTATATGTAGGAAATACTGGTCCTACTTACGAAACGCCAGCTGAAGTTCGTATGCTACGCGTTGTAGGAGGAGACGCAGTAGGAATGTCAACTGTGCCTGAAGTAATTGTTGCTCGTCATGCGAGTTTACGCGTCCTAGGAATTTCATGTATTTCAAATATGGCTGCAGGAATTTTAGATCAGCCTCTTCATCATGATGAAGTAATTGAAACAACAGAAAAAGTAAAAAAACAATTTCTAGCACTAGTAAAGGAAATTGTAAAACAAATTCCACAACACTCATAA
- the deoB gene encoding phosphopentomutase, producing MSSSTYKRVFLVVMDSVGIGESPDAEKYNDLGADTLGHIAEHRNGLKMPNMSKLGLSNIRPIKGIEPAEQPLAVYTKMQEASAGKDTMTGHWEIMGLNIDTPFNVFPDGFPDELIKKLEEKTGRKIIGNKPASGTEILDELGEEHVKTGALIVYTSADSVLQIAAHEEVVPLEELYEICEYARKITLDDPYMIGRIIARPFLGEAGNFTRTANRHDYALKPFGRTVMNELKDSNLDVIAIGKISDIYDGEGVTKSLRTKSNMDGMDKLIETLKMDFNGLSFLNLVDFDALFGHRRDPEGYGKALEEFDDRLAEVFPLLNDDDLLIITADHGNDPVHHGTDHTREYVPMLAYSPSMKTGKEIDVRSTFADIGATVAENFGVKMPQFGKSFLRELN from the coding sequence ATGTCATCATCTACATACAAGCGCGTATTCCTAGTTGTTATGGACTCTGTAGGAATTGGCGAATCACCAGACGCAGAAAAATACAATGACTTGGGAGCAGATACACTTGGGCATATTGCAGAGCATCGCAACGGCTTAAAGATGCCGAACATGAGCAAGCTCGGTTTAAGTAACATCCGTCCAATTAAAGGAATTGAACCAGCAGAACAGCCGTTAGCGGTTTACACAAAGATGCAAGAAGCTTCAGCAGGGAAAGATACGATGACGGGGCATTGGGAGATCATGGGACTTAATATTGATACACCATTTAACGTATTTCCTGATGGATTCCCAGATGAGCTTATTAAAAAGCTAGAGGAGAAAACAGGACGTAAAATTATTGGTAACAAGCCTGCGTCAGGAACAGAAATTTTAGATGAGCTTGGCGAAGAACATGTTAAAACAGGTGCGTTAATTGTATATACTTCAGCAGATTCTGTGCTACAGATTGCAGCTCATGAAGAAGTAGTGCCGCTTGAAGAACTATATGAGATTTGTGAGTATGCTCGCAAGATTACACTAGACGATCCATATATGATTGGGCGTATTATCGCTCGTCCATTCCTTGGAGAGGCAGGCAATTTTACACGTACAGCAAATCGACATGACTACGCACTAAAGCCGTTTGGTCGCACAGTCATGAATGAATTAAAAGATAGCAATCTTGATGTCATTGCCATTGGGAAAATTTCTGATATCTATGATGGGGAAGGCGTGACAAAGTCACTTCGTACAAAGTCCAACATGGATGGAATGGATAAGCTAATTGAGACATTAAAAATGGACTTTAACGGGTTAAGTTTCTTAAACTTAGTTGATTTTGATGCGTTGTTTGGTCATCGTCGTGACCCAGAAGGATATGGAAAAGCTCTTGAAGAATTCGATGATCGTTTAGCAGAGGTATTTCCATTATTAAACGATGATGATTTATTAATTATTACAGCTGATCATGGAAATGACCCGGTTCATCATGGTACAGATCATACACGTGAATATGTTCCAATGCTAGCTTATAGCCCGAGTATGAAAACTGGTAAAGAGATTGACGTGCGCTCAACGTTTGCTGATATTGGCGCGACTGTAGCTGAGAACTTCGGTGTGAAGATGCCACAGTTTGGAAAAAGTTTTTTACGTGAATTAAATTAA
- the xerD gene encoding site-specific tyrosine recombinase XerD, translating to MKDQVQDFIHYLIVERGLAKNTIDSYERDLKKYSQYLEHVEQLNHLNAVTRAHIVSFLKHLTDQQKSSKTIARHIASIRSFHQFLLREKVTEQDPSVHIETPQLERKLPKVLNAEEVEALLSVFDTSTPFGLRDKAMLELLYATGMRVSELVNLNIEDAHLTMGFVRCFGKGSKERIVPLGRMATEAIEAYLAQARPVLTKKQQGEHALFVNHHGKRLTRQGFWKILKGLAKDARIEKELTPHTLRHSFATHLLENGADLRAVQEMLGHADISTTQIYTHVTKTRLKDVYNQFHPRA from the coding sequence TTGAAGGATCAAGTTCAAGATTTTATTCACTATTTAATAGTAGAAAGAGGTTTAGCTAAAAATACAATCGATTCGTATGAGCGGGATTTAAAGAAATATAGTCAGTATTTAGAACATGTCGAGCAGTTGAATCACCTGAATGCTGTAACGAGAGCACATATTGTGAGTTTTCTTAAGCATTTAACAGATCAGCAAAAATCATCAAAAACAATTGCCAGGCATATCGCATCGATTCGTTCGTTTCACCAATTTTTACTTCGAGAGAAAGTGACTGAACAAGATCCATCCGTTCATATTGAAACGCCGCAGCTTGAACGAAAACTACCGAAAGTATTAAATGCAGAGGAAGTAGAAGCACTCCTGTCAGTCTTTGATACGTCTACGCCGTTTGGATTGCGAGATAAAGCGATGCTGGAGCTTCTCTACGCAACGGGCATGCGTGTGTCAGAGCTTGTGAACTTAAACATAGAAGATGCACATTTAACAATGGGCTTTGTTCGTTGTTTTGGAAAAGGTAGCAAAGAGCGAATTGTGCCACTTGGACGAATGGCAACGGAAGCAATTGAAGCGTACCTAGCACAGGCTCGTCCTGTTTTAACGAAAAAGCAGCAGGGAGAACATGCTTTGTTTGTGAATCATCACGGCAAACGACTAACAAGGCAAGGGTTCTGGAAGATTTTAAAAGGATTAGCGAAAGATGCGCGTATTGAAAAAGAATTAACGCCTCATACCTTGCGACATTCTTTTGCTACACATTTGCTTGAAAATGGAGCGGATCTTCGAGCAGTTCAAGAAATGTTGGGGCATGCAGATATTTCGACGACTCAAATTTATACGCACGTAACAAAAACAAGGTTGAAAGATGTCTATAATCAGTTTCATCCGCGTGCTTAA
- a CDS encoding YqzK family protein — MKSWVELVYNSCKVFILFTGCTLLFYFGMVWVSGEYQDYKRYDEPSGSAVKVMQMNVYEDQTWIERLFMFYQNGE; from the coding sequence ATGAAATCATGGGTTGAGCTAGTATATAATAGTTGTAAAGTATTTATTTTATTTACAGGCTGCACGCTACTATTCTATTTCGGCATGGTATGGGTGTCAGGAGAATACCAAGACTATAAGCGCTATGATGAGCCGAGCGGATCAGCAGTGAAAGTAATGCAAATGAATGTATATGAAGATCAAACGTGGATTGAAAGATTATTTATGTTTTATCAAAACGGGGAGTAG
- a CDS encoding transcriptional repressor, with protein sequence MENRVERIKQQLHSASYKLTPQREATVRVLLEHEEDHLSAEDVYLLVKEKSPEIGLATVYRTLELLTELKIVDKINFGDGVSRYDLRQEGAAHFHHHLVCIECGSVDEIQEDLLEDVEEIVEKQWRFKIKDHRLTFHGICHRCQDEDENKDE encoded by the coding sequence ATGGAAAATCGAGTTGAGCGAATAAAGCAACAGTTGCACTCAGCAAGCTACAAATTGACACCTCAACGTGAGGCGACTGTAAGAGTACTCCTTGAACACGAAGAGGATCATTTGAGTGCCGAAGATGTGTATCTCCTCGTCAAGGAAAAGTCTCCGGAAATTGGTTTAGCAACTGTTTATCGAACTTTAGAATTACTAACAGAATTAAAAATTGTTGATAAGATAAACTTTGGTGATGGCGTGTCTCGCTACGACCTTCGTCAAGAAGGGGCTGCACACTTTCATCATCACTTAGTTTGTATCGAATGTGGATCAGTGGACGAAATTCAAGAGGACTTGCTTGAAGATGTAGAAGAGATTGTTGAAAAGCAGTGGCGTTTTAAAATTAAAGATCACCGCTTGACGTTTCATGGCATTTGTCATCGTTGTCAAGACGAAGATGAAAACAAAGACGAGTGA